A portion of the Oceanidesulfovibrio indonesiensis genome contains these proteins:
- the rpmE gene encoding 50S ribosomal protein L31, protein MKKEIHPEVYKATVHCACGYESQMLSTKGEDIEVEICSNCHPFFTGKQRFVDTAGRIDRFRKKYAKFEKGAK, encoded by the coding sequence AAAAGAAATCCATCCCGAAGTTTACAAGGCTACTGTCCACTGCGCCTGCGGCTATGAGAGCCAGATGCTCTCCACAAAGGGCGAGGACATCGAGGTCGAAATCTGCTCCAACTGCCATCCGTTCTTCACTGGCAAGCAGCGTTTCGTGGACACCGCGGGCCGCATCGATCGTTTCCGCAAGAAGTACGCAAAGTTCGAGAAAGGCGCCAAGTAG